Proteins encoded by one window of Phytohabitans houttuyneae:
- a CDS encoding nucleotidyltransferase family protein — protein MGVDDGLLITLKRVAATLKQAEIPFALGGSFAVYAHGGHSGDHDVDFLIREEDVERALEALVATGFRAERPPEDWLVKVYDEDRMVDLIHHPLDTPVTVDTLADTVPRVVDAIVMPCLTATQLMIHKLLSFTEHYCDFTRGLPLARSLREQIDWDRVRKDTAESPYAEAFLLLLERLEVVS, from the coding sequence ATGGGAGTGGATGACGGACTGCTGATCACACTCAAGCGCGTTGCCGCCACCCTCAAACAGGCAGAGATTCCGTTCGCGCTCGGCGGCAGCTTCGCCGTCTACGCGCACGGCGGCCACTCCGGCGACCACGACGTCGACTTCCTCATCCGCGAGGAGGACGTGGAACGTGCGCTGGAAGCGTTGGTGGCGACCGGTTTCCGGGCCGAACGGCCGCCGGAGGACTGGTTGGTGAAGGTCTACGACGAGGACCGGATGGTCGACCTCATCCACCATCCACTTGACACCCCGGTGACCGTGGACACGCTCGCCGACACCGTCCCCCGGGTCGTCGACGCGATCGTCATGCCCTGCCTGACCGCCACCCAGCTGATGATCCACAAACTGCTGAGCTTCACCGAGCACTACTGCGACTTCACCCGCGGCCTGCCGCTGGCCCGGTCCCTGCGCGAGCAGATCGACTGGGACCGGGTGCGCAAGGACACCGCGGAGTCGCCGTACGCCGAGGCGTTCCTTTTGCTGCTCGAACGCCTGGAGGTGGTTTCATGA
- the murQ gene encoding N-acetylmuramic acid 6-phosphate etherase — MTAEADGRAVVRVGSPTERRNPDSVELDLMSTRDVVRVINDADRTVPTAVAAVLDEIAAAVDLAVAAIRSGQRVHYFGAGTSGRLGVLDVAELPPTFNSPADWFCAHLAGGTDAVFRPVEDAEDDESGGAQEAAECVRAGDLVVGLAASGRTPYVLGALRSSRAVSAGTVLISADPGAVAAAEVDVFIGVDTGPEVVTGSTRMKAATAQKLVLNAFSTAVMVRLGRVYSNLMIDMVATNAKLRGRMISILEEATGHGEEACRRALADADGDLKVALVALVSGASVAEARTALASSAGQVRGALALL; from the coding sequence GTGACGGCGGAGGCGGACGGGCGCGCGGTCGTCCGGGTCGGGTCGCCGACCGAGCGCCGCAACCCGGACAGCGTCGAACTGGACCTCATGTCCACCCGCGACGTCGTGCGGGTCATCAACGACGCGGACCGCACCGTGCCGACGGCGGTGGCCGCGGTCCTCGACGAGATCGCCGCCGCGGTCGACCTCGCGGTCGCCGCGATCCGATCCGGGCAGCGGGTGCACTACTTCGGCGCGGGTACGTCCGGGCGCCTCGGCGTACTCGACGTGGCCGAGCTGCCGCCGACGTTCAACTCACCCGCGGACTGGTTCTGCGCCCACCTCGCCGGCGGTACCGACGCGGTCTTCCGGCCGGTCGAGGACGCCGAGGACGACGAAAGCGGCGGTGCGCAGGAGGCCGCCGAGTGTGTACGCGCCGGCGACCTCGTCGTGGGGCTTGCCGCGAGCGGGCGCACGCCGTACGTGCTGGGTGCCCTGCGCTCCTCCCGCGCGGTGAGCGCCGGCACGGTGCTGATCTCCGCCGACCCGGGCGCGGTGGCGGCCGCCGAGGTGGACGTCTTCATCGGCGTGGACACCGGGCCGGAGGTGGTGACCGGCTCCACCCGGATGAAGGCGGCGACCGCGCAGAAGCTCGTGCTGAACGCCTTCTCCACCGCGGTGATGGTGCGGTTGGGCCGCGTCTACTCCAACCTGATGATCGACATGGTCGCCACAAACGCGAAGCTGCGCGGCCGGATGATCTCGATCCTGGAGGAGGCCACCGGGCACGGCGAGGAGGCGTGCCGCCGCGCGCTCGCCGACGCCGACGGCGACCTGAAGGTGGCTTTAGTGGCGCTCGTCTCAGGTGCGAGCGTGGCCGAGGCGCGCACCGCCCTGGCAAGCTCGGCGGGTCAGGTGCGCGGCGCGCTCGCCCTGCTCTAA
- a CDS encoding carbohydrate ABC transporter permease translates to MATTTPVLPSATAEPAPKTVAGRVRKRLNTRTATVVSVLIALLWTVPTFGLFISSLRPEDQIKTTGWWTFFSDPQLTLENYNEVLFGQSASSGQLANYFVNSLVITIPSVLFPVAFAAMAAYALSWIQFRGREWVYIGIFALQIVPLQMALVPLLSFFSRGVSIGGITLMPAWQLEDEQKFIQVWFAHTCFALPFAVFLLHNFVSQLPSELMEAARVDGASHPKIFRTIVLPLITPALASLTIFQFLWVWNDLLVALIFAGGGDETAPLTVRLAELAGTRGNEWQRLTSGAFVSIVIPLIVFLSLQRYFVRGLLTGSVKG, encoded by the coding sequence ATGGCTACCACAACTCCCGTACTTCCGTCCGCCACGGCGGAGCCGGCACCCAAGACCGTCGCCGGCCGGGTGCGCAAGCGGCTCAACACCCGTACCGCCACGGTGGTGTCGGTGCTCATCGCGCTGCTCTGGACCGTGCCGACCTTCGGCCTGTTCATCTCGTCGCTGCGCCCCGAGGACCAGATCAAGACCACCGGCTGGTGGACGTTCTTCAGCGACCCGCAGCTGACGCTCGAAAACTACAACGAAGTCCTCTTCGGACAGTCGGCCTCCTCCGGCCAGCTGGCCAACTACTTCGTCAACTCGCTCGTCATCACGATCCCGTCGGTGCTCTTCCCGGTGGCGTTCGCCGCGATGGCGGCGTACGCGCTGTCCTGGATCCAGTTCCGCGGGCGCGAGTGGGTCTACATCGGAATCTTCGCGCTGCAGATCGTGCCGCTGCAGATGGCGCTCGTGCCGCTGCTCAGCTTCTTCTCCCGCGGCGTCTCGATCGGCGGCATCACGCTGATGCCGGCGTGGCAGCTCGAAGACGAGCAGAAGTTCATCCAGGTGTGGTTCGCGCACACCTGTTTCGCCCTGCCGTTCGCCGTGTTCCTGCTGCACAACTTCGTGTCGCAGCTGCCCAGCGAGCTCATGGAGGCGGCGCGGGTCGACGGGGCCAGCCACCCGAAGATCTTCCGCACCATCGTGCTGCCGCTGATCACCCCGGCGCTGGCATCGCTGACCATCTTCCAGTTCCTGTGGGTCTGGAACGACCTGCTCGTCGCGCTCATCTTCGCGGGCGGTGGGGATGAAACAGCCCCGCTGACGGTACGGCTGGCAGAGCTGGCCGGTACCCGCGGCAACGAGTGGCAACGGCTGACGTCCGGCGCGTTCGTGTCGATCGTCATCCCGCTGATCGTGTTCCTGTCCCTCCAGCGGTACTTCGTCCGGGGTCTCCTCACCGGCAGCGTCAAGGGCTGA
- a CDS encoding M23 family metallopeptidase: MARRVLRLLAVTATAAAVIIVAPGPAQAAPTFKVPFPCGQSWSGQTRTNHSPANAVDFNRTDDAGDPVVASAPGTVDRVTDLGDTSYGKYVRINHGSGYTTYYAHLSGFNVSVGQTVGYGRVIGYVGTTGGSTGPHLHYEQRLNGADIQVRFNGGLALYWGTRTYTSDNACSGSNTGSGTVNTAGSPLTVRSGPGTGYSAVGTVADGATVTIHCQTTGTSVTGTYGTSNIWDRIGTGRFVSDAYVYTGYDGFIPSVPRC, from the coding sequence ATGGCTCGACGCGTGCTCCGGCTGCTCGCCGTGACCGCCACCGCGGCCGCCGTCATCATCGTGGCGCCGGGTCCGGCGCAGGCGGCACCGACGTTCAAGGTTCCATTCCCCTGTGGACAGTCGTGGTCCGGCCAGACCCGCACCAACCACAGCCCGGCGAACGCGGTCGACTTCAACCGCACGGACGACGCCGGCGACCCCGTCGTCGCCAGCGCGCCCGGCACCGTGGACCGGGTCACCGACCTCGGCGACACGAGCTACGGCAAGTACGTGCGCATCAACCACGGCAGCGGCTACACCACGTACTACGCGCACCTCAGCGGGTTCAACGTCTCTGTTGGACAGACGGTCGGTTACGGCAGGGTCATCGGCTACGTCGGCACCACGGGCGGCTCGACCGGTCCGCACCTGCACTACGAGCAGCGCCTGAACGGTGCCGACATCCAGGTCCGGTTCAACGGCGGGCTCGCCCTCTACTGGGGCACCAGGACGTACACGAGCGACAACGCCTGCTCCGGCAGCAACACCGGGTCCGGCACGGTCAACACGGCCGGCTCGCCGCTGACCGTGCGGTCAGGACCCGGCACCGGCTACAGCGCGGTCGGCACCGTCGCCGACGGCGCCACCGTCACCATCCACTGCCAGACGACCGGCACGTCGGTCACCGGCACGTACGGCACGAGCAACATCTGGGACCGCATCGGCACCGGCCGCTTCGTCTCCGACGCGTACGTGTACACCGGCTACGACGGCTTCATACCGAGCGTCCCGCGCTGTTAG
- a CDS encoding SigB/SigF/SigG family RNA polymerase sigma factor → MTATHVHQTKSSTSLDERQETDNAADMLAAMASLPMHHPSRAKVRDQVIESWLPLAQHLANRFAGRGEPIEDLVQTATVGLIKAVDKFDPERGVEFAAYAIPTIIGEIKRHFRDRTWDIRVPRRLQELRLSISEATSTLLQTLGRSPTVADIAAHIGISEEEVLEGLEGARAYNAVSLSMPTSDGDRATELGDMLGSEDSEFELAELRVALGPALAALDQREQKILTLRFYGNMTQSQIADQIGVSQMHVSRLLARALAKLRGHLGEDAA, encoded by the coding sequence ATGACCGCGACACACGTGCACCAGACGAAGAGCAGTACTTCCCTGGACGAGCGCCAGGAAACCGATAACGCGGCGGACATGCTGGCCGCGATGGCCTCACTTCCGATGCACCACCCGTCCCGGGCAAAGGTGCGCGACCAGGTCATCGAGTCCTGGCTTCCGCTGGCACAGCACCTCGCCAACCGCTTCGCGGGGCGCGGGGAGCCGATCGAGGATCTGGTGCAGACGGCAACCGTCGGACTGATCAAGGCGGTGGACAAGTTCGACCCCGAGCGCGGCGTCGAGTTCGCGGCGTACGCGATTCCCACCATCATCGGTGAGATCAAGCGCCACTTCCGTGACCGCACGTGGGACATCCGGGTGCCCCGCCGCCTCCAGGAGCTGCGGCTGAGCATCTCCGAGGCGACGAGCACGCTGCTGCAGACGCTCGGCCGCTCGCCGACGGTCGCCGACATCGCTGCCCACATCGGGATCAGCGAGGAAGAGGTGCTGGAAGGGCTGGAAGGCGCCCGGGCGTACAACGCCGTGTCGCTGTCCATGCCGACCAGCGACGGCGACCGCGCCACCGAGCTGGGCGACATGCTCGGCTCCGAGGACAGCGAGTTCGAGCTCGCCGAGCTGCGCGTCGCGCTCGGCCCGGCACTCGCCGCACTCGACCAGCGCGAGCAGAAGATCCTCACGCTGCGGTTCTACGGCAACATGACCCAGTCGCAGATCGCCGACCAGATCGGCGTTTCCCAGATGCACGTGTCCCGGCTGCTCGCCCGGGCACTGGCCAAGCTACGCGGTCACCTCGGCGAGGACGCCGCCTAA
- a CDS encoding dTMP kinase, which yields MIYSRVRPAVTGRPRVVALVGVDGSGKTTQAHRLASALTETGLPATYWQNAGGRRWFGRLARRLGRGNDAQRLLGRSGLLLVESILRWLAIARALLRSRLSGHVAVMDRYAVCQYASIRAHAGSRWAEWFARRAYSLFPRPDVTFFLAVDPAEAVRRIDLRAEDHESEEFLSTSTAAYRSLPEFGSFVVVDANGTPDEVTARILEHLGALADPAYARP from the coding sequence GTGATCTACTCCAGAGTTCGGCCTGCTGTGACCGGGCGGCCACGGGTCGTCGCGCTGGTGGGCGTAGACGGCTCTGGCAAAACCACCCAAGCCCACCGATTGGCGTCGGCTCTGACCGAAACGGGCCTTCCCGCTACGTACTGGCAGAATGCCGGCGGCCGTCGCTGGTTCGGCCGGCTGGCCAGGCGCCTCGGCCGTGGCAACGACGCCCAGCGGCTGCTCGGACGGTCCGGCCTCCTGCTCGTCGAGTCGATCCTGCGCTGGCTCGCCATCGCCCGCGCACTGCTCCGCTCCCGCCTCAGCGGCCACGTCGCGGTCATGGACAGGTACGCCGTCTGCCAGTACGCGAGCATCCGCGCGCACGCCGGCAGCCGGTGGGCGGAGTGGTTCGCCCGGCGGGCCTACTCGCTGTTTCCCCGGCCGGACGTGACCTTCTTCCTCGCCGTCGACCCCGCCGAGGCGGTGCGCCGCATCGACCTGCGGGCCGAAGACCACGAAAGCGAGGAGTTCCTTTCCACGTCGACAGCCGCGTACCGGTCACTGCCGGAATTCGGCTCTTTCGTGGTTGTCGACGCAAACGGCACGCCTGACGAGGTGACCGCCCGGATCCTCGAGCACCTCGGCGCGCTGGCCGACCCGGCCTACGCCCGGCCGTAG
- a CDS encoding ABC transporter substrate-binding protein, with the protein MAVFPRRRQAIVIATVVGLALSAAACGDGDDSGSGNESSAECSAFEKYSGNDGKKVTIYASIRDTEADLLEQSWKPFTDCTGIEIDYEGSGEFEAQLQVRVDGGNAPDIAFIPQPGLLATFANAGKLKAAPADTKASAEANYPADWLKYSTVGGTFYGAPLGSNVKSFVWYSPKTFQEKGYAIPKTWDELIALSDKIAGTGEKPWCAGIESGDATGWPATDWLEDIMLRDQSPEVYDQWVTHQIPFNDPKVAAALDRAGTILKNDKYVNAGFGPVKSISTTAFQEAGLPILENKCYLHRQASFYANQWPQGTKVAEDGDVFAFYFPAVDPSKGEPVLAAGEFTVAFADRPEVQAVQNYLATPEYANARAKLGNWVSGNRGADINNFTNPIDKLSVQILQDQSKVLRFDGSDLMPSAVGAGTLWKAMVDWINGKDTASTLSGVESSWK; encoded by the coding sequence ATGGCGGTCTTTCCAAGACGACGCCAAGCCATCGTGATCGCCACCGTGGTCGGGCTGGCGCTCAGCGCCGCCGCGTGCGGGGACGGCGACGACAGCGGAAGTGGCAACGAAAGCTCGGCGGAGTGCTCCGCCTTCGAAAAGTACAGCGGTAACGACGGCAAGAAGGTCACTATCTACGCGTCCATCCGGGACACGGAGGCCGACCTGCTGGAGCAGTCCTGGAAGCCGTTCACCGACTGCACCGGCATCGAGATCGACTATGAAGGCAGCGGCGAGTTCGAGGCGCAGCTGCAGGTCCGCGTGGACGGCGGCAACGCGCCGGACATCGCTTTCATCCCGCAGCCCGGCCTGCTGGCGACGTTCGCCAACGCCGGCAAGCTCAAGGCCGCTCCGGCCGACACCAAGGCGTCGGCGGAGGCCAACTACCCGGCTGACTGGCTGAAGTACAGCACCGTCGGCGGCACGTTCTACGGTGCGCCGCTCGGCTCCAACGTGAAGTCCTTCGTGTGGTACTCGCCGAAGACCTTCCAGGAGAAGGGCTACGCGATCCCCAAGACCTGGGACGAGCTGATCGCGCTCAGCGACAAGATCGCCGGTACCGGCGAAAAGCCCTGGTGCGCGGGTATCGAGTCCGGTGACGCCACCGGCTGGCCGGCCACCGACTGGCTCGAGGACATCATGCTCCGCGACCAGTCGCCCGAGGTCTACGACCAGTGGGTGACCCACCAGATCCCGTTCAACGACCCGAAGGTCGCCGCCGCGCTCGACCGGGCCGGCACGATCCTCAAGAACGACAAGTACGTCAACGCCGGGTTCGGCCCCGTGAAGAGCATCTCCACGACGGCCTTCCAGGAGGCCGGCCTGCCGATCCTTGAAAACAAGTGCTACCTGCACCGCCAGGCGTCCTTCTACGCCAACCAGTGGCCGCAGGGCACGAAGGTGGCCGAGGACGGCGACGTGTTCGCCTTCTACTTCCCGGCCGTCGACCCCTCCAAGGGCGAGCCGGTGCTCGCGGCCGGTGAGTTCACCGTCGCGTTCGCCGACCGTCCCGAGGTCCAGGCCGTGCAGAACTACCTGGCCACGCCCGAGTACGCCAACGCCCGGGCCAAGCTCGGCAACTGGGTCTCGGGTAACCGGGGCGCGGACATCAACAACTTCACCAACCCGATCGACAAGCTGTCGGTCCAGATCCTCCAGGACCAGAGCAAGGTGCTCCGCTTCGACGGCTCCGACCTGATGCCGTCGGCCGTCGGCGCCGGCACCCTGTGGAAGGCCATGGTCGACTGGATCAACGGTAAGGACACCGCCAGCACGCTCTCGGGCGTCGAGAGCTCCTGGAAGTAA
- a CDS encoding MHYT domain-containing protein, with translation MAEIHHLTYGAMNPVVAYLIAFVGSLLGLVCTTRARAARHRRRRTRWLVLAAITIGGAAIWLMHFTAMFGFDVPDSPVRYSPSLTVASLVVAVVTVGAGLFIVGRGEATGGRIILGGLLTGAGAVAMHYTGMAAVRVAGRIEYDGALVGASTLIAVAGATAALWLVVAVRGWRAVIAGAFTLGIAVCGMHYTGMAAMRVRLWAPGETRVEGLSPSLLIVPITVLAAVTLIGVAFSALQAMTEEEFADDRWPASRAAGRSAPLDPHGRPWSVRAVRAIDGPSNSAGRSV, from the coding sequence GTGGCTGAGATCCATCACCTGACGTACGGCGCCATGAACCCGGTGGTCGCGTACCTGATCGCCTTTGTCGGCTCGCTGCTCGGCCTGGTCTGCACGACCCGCGCCCGGGCCGCCCGCCACCGCCGGCGGCGTACCCGCTGGCTCGTCCTCGCCGCCATCACGATCGGCGGAGCCGCGATCTGGCTCATGCACTTCACCGCGATGTTCGGCTTCGACGTACCGGACAGCCCTGTCCGGTACAGCCCCTCGCTCACCGTCGCCAGCCTCGTCGTCGCGGTCGTTACCGTCGGCGCCGGCCTCTTCATCGTCGGGCGCGGCGAGGCCACGGGCGGCCGCATCATCCTGGGCGGCCTCCTCACCGGAGCCGGCGCCGTCGCGATGCACTACACCGGCATGGCCGCGGTCCGGGTGGCCGGGCGCATCGAGTACGACGGCGCGCTGGTCGGCGCCTCCACCCTCATCGCCGTCGCGGGCGCCACGGCGGCACTCTGGCTCGTCGTCGCGGTGCGCGGCTGGCGCGCGGTCATCGCCGGCGCGTTCACGCTGGGCATCGCCGTGTGCGGCATGCACTACACGGGCATGGCGGCGATGCGGGTACGGCTCTGGGCACCGGGTGAGACCCGTGTCGAAGGGCTCAGCCCGTCTCTGCTGATCGTGCCGATCACGGTGCTTGCCGCGGTCACGCTGATCGGTGTGGCGTTCAGCGCGCTGCAGGCGATGACCGAAGAGGAGTTCGCCGACGACCGGTGGCCGGCCTCTCGCGCGGCCGGGCGGTCCGCGCCGCTCGACCCGCACGGGCGCCCCTGGTCGGTGCGCGCCGTGCGGGCCATCGACGGTCCCTCTAACAGCGCGGGACGCTCGGTATGA
- a CDS encoding LacI family DNA-binding transcriptional regulator — MTKIDDVARLAGVSTATVSRALRGLPTVSQATRDRVLAAAAQLGYAASPSASRLAGGKTGTVAVVVPRITRWFFATVVEAAEAALHRAGYDLLLHNLGGSESERQRLLHTAALHKRVDALMLVATPLQGPDLHAVTSLALPGVTVSSGTGVPGWPSIRIDDLAAARTATNHLIECGHRRIAHISGDPADELAFTTHIDRRRGYREALGAAGITPDPALDVEAEFTVTGGERAVAELLRRGTPPTAIFAACDEIAMGAMAALRQAGLKVPADISVIGIDDHDLAGVVGLTTVAQPAAEQGRRAANVLLSPLTGGEYPGEETVILPTHLIVRESTAPPRAN; from the coding sequence GTGACAAAGATCGACGATGTCGCGCGGCTGGCCGGCGTATCGACGGCCACCGTTTCCCGGGCCCTGCGCGGCCTGCCCACAGTCTCACAAGCCACCCGCGACCGCGTGCTCGCGGCCGCCGCCCAGCTTGGCTACGCCGCCTCGCCCAGCGCCTCCCGGCTCGCCGGCGGCAAGACCGGGACGGTGGCGGTCGTGGTACCGCGGATCACCCGCTGGTTCTTCGCCACCGTGGTGGAGGCCGCCGAGGCGGCGCTCCACCGGGCCGGGTACGACCTGTTGCTGCACAACCTCGGCGGCAGCGAGAGCGAGCGGCAGCGCTTGCTGCACACCGCCGCGCTGCACAAGCGGGTCGACGCGCTGATGCTGGTGGCAACCCCGCTGCAGGGTCCGGACCTGCACGCGGTCACCAGCCTCGCCCTACCGGGCGTCACGGTCAGCTCGGGCACTGGTGTACCGGGCTGGCCGAGCATCCGGATCGACGACCTCGCCGCCGCGCGCACCGCGACGAACCACCTCATCGAGTGTGGCCACCGCCGGATCGCGCACATCTCCGGCGATCCCGCCGACGAGCTGGCCTTCACCACCCACATCGACCGCCGGCGCGGCTACCGGGAGGCGCTCGGCGCCGCGGGCATCACACCCGATCCCGCGCTCGACGTCGAGGCGGAGTTCACGGTGACCGGCGGCGAACGCGCGGTGGCGGAACTCCTGCGGCGCGGCACCCCACCCACGGCGATCTTCGCGGCCTGCGACGAGATCGCGATGGGTGCGATGGCGGCGCTGCGGCAAGCGGGACTCAAGGTGCCCGCGGACATCAGCGTGATCGGCATCGACGACCACGACCTGGCCGGTGTGGTCGGGCTCACAACAGTGGCCCAACCCGCCGCAGAACAGGGCCGCCGAGCGGCGAACGTCCTACTCAGCCCGCTAACCGGCGGCGAGTACCCCGGAGAGGAAACCGTGATCCTGCCAACTCACCTGATCGTTCGCGAGTCCACCGCACCACCTCGGGCAAACTAG
- a CDS encoding GPGG-motif small membrane protein yields MEFLLWILAVVLVVAGVLALFRRQVLWGIVLIIIGLLVGPGGVSIFT; encoded by the coding sequence ATGGAATTTCTTCTGTGGATTCTCGCAGTCGTGCTCGTGGTCGCCGGCGTCCTGGCGCTCTTCCGCCGGCAGGTCCTGTGGGGCATCGTCCTCATCATCATCGGGCTGCTTGTGGGCCCGGGTGGCGTCAGCATCTTCACGTAA
- a CDS encoding MurR/RpiR family transcriptional regulator, whose protein sequence is MAKTTKVSATHESSGLIVHISGLLPSLSPAEQRVARLVVADPADAARRTITDLATAAETSEATVIRFCRSVGMEGYPQLRIRLAAEAARRVEPPDARVLGGDIPPGADMAQIIATIAFNDARAVEETAEQLDPAVCEQVVDAINGAGRVDIYGAAASGFVASDFQQKLHRIGRTAFYWPDVHVALTSAALLGKGDVAVGISHSGTTSDVIEVLQQAQSRGATTVALTNFPRSPITEVADFVLTTAARETTYRSGAMASRLAQLTVVDCLFVGVAARNRAKARRALEVTAEAVQTHRVGSARRSR, encoded by the coding sequence GTGGCGAAAACGACGAAGGTTTCCGCGACCCACGAGTCGAGCGGGCTGATCGTGCACATCAGTGGCCTGCTGCCGTCGCTGTCGCCCGCTGAGCAACGCGTTGCGCGCCTCGTCGTGGCCGACCCGGCCGACGCCGCGCGGCGCACCATCACCGACCTCGCCACCGCCGCGGAGACCTCCGAGGCCACCGTGATCCGCTTCTGCCGCTCGGTCGGCATGGAGGGCTACCCGCAGCTTCGCATCCGGCTCGCCGCCGAGGCGGCCCGCCGGGTCGAGCCGCCGGACGCGCGGGTGCTGGGCGGCGACATCCCGCCCGGTGCCGACATGGCGCAGATCATCGCGACGATCGCGTTCAACGACGCGCGCGCGGTGGAGGAGACCGCCGAGCAGCTCGACCCCGCCGTCTGCGAGCAGGTGGTCGACGCGATCAACGGTGCCGGCCGGGTGGACATCTACGGCGCAGCGGCGAGCGGTTTCGTGGCCTCCGACTTTCAGCAGAAGCTGCACCGCATCGGGCGCACCGCCTTCTACTGGCCGGACGTGCACGTCGCGCTCACCTCGGCCGCCCTGCTCGGTAAGGGCGACGTGGCCGTCGGCATCTCGCACTCCGGCACCACCTCCGACGTGATCGAGGTGCTCCAGCAGGCTCAGTCGCGCGGTGCCACGACCGTCGCGCTGACAAACTTCCCCAGATCCCCGATCACCGAGGTGGCCGACTTCGTGCTCACCACGGCGGCGCGCGAGACCACGTACCGCTCAGGTGCGATGGCCAGCCGTCTGGCCCAGCTGACCGTTGTCGACTGCCTCTTCGTCGGCGTCGCCGCTCGCAACCGGGCCAAGGCCCGGCGCGCGCTGGAGGTCACCGCCGAGGCCGTGCAGACCCACCGCGTGGGCTCGGCCCGGCGGTCCCGGTGA